Proteins encoded in a region of the Teredinibacter purpureus genome:
- the trxA gene encoding thioredoxin TrxA → MSDAIVHTSDANFEQDVLSAQGPVLVDFWAAWCGPCKMIAPVLDELSQEYGDKIKICKMDVDANKATPAKFNIRGIPTLIIFKNGSAEGTKVGALSKAQLKEFIESNL, encoded by the coding sequence ATGAGTGACGCGATCGTTCACACTAGCGATGCAAACTTTGAACAAGACGTTTTGTCTGCTCAAGGCCCCGTTCTGGTTGACTTTTGGGCAGCATGGTGTGGTCCTTGCAAAATGATCGCGCCCGTTCTCGACGAACTTTCTCAGGAATACGGCGACAAGATCAAGATTTGTAAAATGGATGTAGACGCCAATAAGGCCACACCGGCCAAATTCAATATTCGCGGCATTCCAACATTGATTATTTTCAAGAACGGCAGCGCAGAAGGCACTAAAGTGGGTGCTTTATCGAAAGCGCAGTTAAAAGAATTTATTGAAAGCAATCTTTAA